In the Clostridium gelidum genome, CAACTTTTATATCTTGATAAAGTATATCATAGGAAATTGAACATCTTTTTTCATCTCCAAGAATTTCTTCTCCACAAATAAATTCAAAATCATTGCCTTCAGTAAGAGTTACTCCATCATTTATAAAATTATGAGTTCTGATTTTAGGCCCTTTGATATCTAGGACAATAGCTGTTGCAGAATCCATATCTTTGCTTATACGTTGGATTAATTCAATTTTCTCTTTGTGTGATTCATGTGTACCATGAGAAAAATTTAATCTTGCAGCACTCATACCGATTTGGATAAACTTTCTTAGAGTTTCTTCATTATCACTTGCTGGACCAATAGTAAAAATCATTTTTGTTTTTTGCATATAGACACCTCACATTAAAATTTTATACATTATACTTATAGTGTGTAAAATAATCAACCATAAAATAATAAAATAATAAAAATATATACAGAATAGAACACTATTTTATGATAAACTAAGAAAAAGATATGTATATTGATATTTTATCACATAATTAGCGAAAGGAAGAGTAAAGTATGAAAAATTTAGAGAATATTACAGAGGAAAGAATTTTTTATCATTTTAATGAAATAAGTAAAATACCAAGAGGCTCCGGTAACGAAAAGCAAATAAGTGACTATTTACTTAACTTTGGAAGAAATTTAGGACTAGAATGTATTCAAGATGGAGCTTTAAATGTGATTATAAAAAAAATAGCATCAAAAGGTTATGAAAAAGCTCCAGTAATTATAATTCAAGGTCATATGGATATGGTATGCGAAAAAAATAGTGAAAAAATACATGATTTTACAAAAGACCCTATTGAATTAATTATTAAGGGTGATTATATATATGCGGATAAAACTACTCTTGGAGCGGATGATGGGATTGCACTTGCTTATGCAATGGCAATATTAGAAGATAATACTATAGAGCATCCAGCTCTTGAAGTGTTAATAACATCTGGTGAAGAAGCAGGAATGAGTGGAGCCATGGCAATTCAACCTCATTATATTAATGGAAGAATTGTTTTGAATATAGATTCTGAAGAAGAAGGAAAACTTTTAGTTAGTTGCGCAGGAGGAATTAGAACTAAATCTACTATTCCTATTGAATGGATAGACAAAAAGGAAAAGACAAAAGAATATACCCTTGTAATCAAAGGATTAAAGGGAGGGCATTCAGGAACGGATATTAATTTAGGAAGAGGAAATTCTAATAAATTAATGGGAAGACTATTAAAAGAAATATCCAAGGAAATTCAATTAAATTTGGTTTCATTAAATGGTGGAGCAAAGAATAATGCAATTCCAAGAGAAGCTACAGCAGTTATATCAATTAAGTCAGCAAGAGAGAAAAAACTATTAGATTTAAAAATGAAAGTCTGTGAAAATCTAAAAAAAGAATTTAGTAAAAAGGATCCAGATTTGAGAGTATACCTATTAGAATATGAAAATAGTGTAAAAAAGGTATTTTCAGATGATACTACAGCTAAAGCAATTAATTTATTGTATATGTACACAAATGGAGTAAATACAGTGAGCTCAGAAATAGAAGGATTAACAGAAAGTTCAATTAATCTTGGAGTAGTAACAACTAATGAAAATGGTGTGGAATATTTGAAACTAGTGAAGGATATCCAGCGTGGCCATATAAAACTGATTCAAAAATAAGAGAATTATGTAAGAAAGTATATTCTAAAATGTATGGAAAAGAGCCCGAGATTTTTTCGATTCATGCTGGTATAGAATGTGGATTGCTTGCGGAAAAGCTAGGAGATTTAGATATGATTAGTTTTGGACCGGACATGTTCGATATACATACTCCAAATGAACATATTAGTATATCGTCTACCAGTAGATGCTTTACATACTTATTAGAAGTTCTTAAGGAAATAACAAATTAATAAATAAAACCTCAGTGCTACTACTAACGTAACACTGAGGTTTAAATTTTGCCGTATTTCAATAGAAAACAAGTAGATTTCAAGGTAATGTTTTAAGAAAAATAGCAGAAAAACAATAATATAAGCAATGGTAAGATGTAGAATGAAAAGTCAGAAAATTATAAATTTACAGTAAATGAGCATTATGGAGAGAAATATTAAGGAAAATGGAGATATTTTGCTGTAAATAAATATATATACGTGTTAAGAGTTTGACCTATAGCTAATTTATCAATATACTAATAAATGTGTGAAAATTAAAAGACAATATAAATAGAAATGAAAATGTTTTCTAAATTAATATATAATCAGATAGTGGAGAGGAAATAAAGATGAAAATTAAAAATAATATGCTTACAAAATGCATAATTGCTGCTTTTGTTTTTTCGGGAGCATTCTTTCTTAATACTCAAAATGCTAATGCCGATACTACACTAACATCTACTAAAGGAATTACACTTAAAACTAGTGAACTTAAAACAACTAAAGTAATTAAAGCACCTTCTGATATAGCATCAGATAGTGGTAGCACAGCTTCAAGAGGTGCTATTAGTAAAGGGAACGAAGTTGTTAATTATGCATCTAAATTTTTAGGAAAGCCGTATGTTTATGGAGCAACAGGGCCAAATGCTTTTGATTGTTCAGGATTAACACAATATGTATACAATAAATTTGGAATAGGTTTATCTCGTACTACATATACTCAAGTAGAAGAAGGAACTAAAGTAAAAAGAAGCGATTTAAAAGCGGGGGATTTAGTATTTTTTAATACAGAAGGTTCAATAAGTCACGTTGGTATTTATATTGGAGATGGAGAGTTTATTCATGCACCAAGAACAGGAAAACCAGTAATGGTAAGTTCTTTATCAGATGGATACTATTCAGAAAAATATGCAACTGCAAGAAGAATCTTTGATTAAGAAATTTTACAAATAAATGTAAAGATATATGTACATTCTTCTATTAATTATGGGAGGATGTATTTTTTATTTTTGGGAATATGCCTAACATAATTCATATATGTGTAACTTATAGAATAAATATAATATATGAAAAGGGGGTTATACTATGAGGTACACAAGATATGAATATAAGAAATCAGGAAAAGTAAAATTTTTATGTAGTATTGCAATTATTACTGGAATATCTATAGGTGGCGGATTATATATTAGTAATTTTATTTTTGATGGAAAATATATTAAGGATAATAATATGGATAATCCAAGCTATTCAAATGAGAGGAATCATCAGGGAGAAGTTCAAAAAATTGTGGCATTACAATGTGGATATTATGCTAAAGAAGAAAATGCAAAAGAATTATCAAATTCAATATCAAAATATTGTAATCCATTTGTAGTAGAAGAAGATGGCAAATATAGAGTGCTGGCTGGAATATATAAAGAAGAAGATGGTTTGAAAAAGTTGGAGGAATTTAAAGCAAATAATATTGATGTTGCTAAAATTAATTTAAATATATCAAGCAATAATGAAGAAAATAAAAAAATTATAGAAATTATAGATGGATTTTTAACAATTACAAATAAGCTTCACGAAGCTTCAGTTAAAAGCATAAAAACTTCAGAGTTCAAGGAATGGGCTGATAAAATTATAAATGATGGCAGTAGTGCTAAATCTAAAAAAATAGATAATTTAAATAGTTACGTAAAGAATTTGCCGGATGAAATAGATAAAGCCAATAGTAATGCAAATATACAAGATTTATACAAATTAATTAAGGCATAGTGAAAAAATAGCTAATAATTATTACAACAAAATTACATTTGTATAAAAAAAGCCATAAGTTAATATAACAGACTTGTTTAAGAACATCTTAAATGATAAACTATAAGGTATAGAAATGGTTTATAGGGATACCTGTCATTTCTATACCTTTAAAAATAAAATGATAAGAGTAGGCATATTCGGTCATATGCCTTAGTTAAAAAATTAACATGTCTATAACATAGATTATTTGTCAATAATATATGTTAGATTCTTTATTTTAGGATGTGAATATATGAAAATCATATTAGCTTCTGCTTCAGAGAGAAGGCAAGAACTTTTAGGTAGATTAATTGAAAAATTTGATATAATAGTCAGCGATTTTGATGAAAGTAAAGTTCTCTTTGAAGGGTCTGTAGATAGATATGTTAAAGATGTAGCTTTAGGTAAGGCGCTAGATATTAAAAATAAACTAAATGATGATGCAATAATAATATCAGCAGATACTATAGTTACATTAGATAATAAGATACTTGGAAAACCAAAGGACAAAGAAGATGCTTTTAAAATTTTAAAATCACTTCAAGGCAGAAAACATTCAGTTTATTCCGGTATTGTTGTTATTAATACAGCTAAAAATGTAATTAAACAAGAAAGCTTAGCTACAGAAGTTACTTTTTCTGAAATAAGTGATGATGAAATAATTGAATACATAAAAACTGGTGAGCCATTAGACAAAGCTGGAGCTTATGGGATTCAAGGTATAGGTGGAATATTTGTTAAGGAAATAAAAGGATGTTATTATAATGTTGTTGGACTTTCGTTAAACAAATTAAAATTTATGCTAGAAGAAGTAAAATAATTTGAGGGAACGAGAGGTTATCATATATGTGGAGGTAGTAAGCTAATGGAAAATAGCCTTAAAATTAAGGATATACCACAAAATGAAAGACCTAAAGAAAAATTATTGATTAATGGAGCTGATAGTTTAAGCAATTCAGAGTTGTTAGCAATTATACTCAGAACTGGAACTCAAGGAGAAAATGTACTTCAACTGAGTGGCAGACTTCTATCAGAGTTAGAAGGATTAGATGGAGTTTTAAGTGCAAGCTTTAACGATATAACATCTATAAAAGGTATTAAAGAAGGAAAAGCATCTCAAATTTTAGCATTGTCTGAGCTTTTTAGGAGATTTAGAACATTAAAGGCAATGAAAAAAGATGTTAAGATTAATAAACCTAAAGACTTAGCAGACCTTCTTATGGGAGAAATGAATGATTTAACTCAAGAAGTTTTGAAGGTCGTATTGTTAAGTACAAAAAATATTATTATTGCAACAAAAGATGTTTTCAAAGGTAGCTTAAATACATCTATAGTTCATCCACGAGAAATATTTAAGCAAGCAATAGA is a window encoding:
- a CDS encoding Maf-like protein, which produces MKIILASASERRQELLGRLIEKFDIIVSDFDESKVLFEGSVDRYVKDVALGKALDIKNKLNDDAIIISADTIVTLDNKILGKPKDKEDAFKILKSLQGRKHSVYSGIVVINTAKNVIKQESLATEVTFSEISDDEIIEYIKTGEPLDKAGAYGIQGIGGIFVKEIKGCYYNVVGLSLNKLKFMLEEVK
- the radC gene encoding RadC family protein, which produces MENSLKIKDIPQNERPKEKLLINGADSLSNSELLAIILRTGTQGENVLQLSGRLLSELEGLDGVLSASFNDITSIKGIKEGKASQILALSELFRRFRTLKAMKKDVKINKPKDLADLLMGEMNDLTQEVLKVVLLSTKNIIIATKDVFKGSLNTSIVHPREIFKQAIDKNSSSIIICHNHPSGDPTPSKEDINITLRIKECGNIIGIQLVDHIIIGNNKFVSLKERGLI
- a CDS encoding SPOR domain-containing protein, with the translated sequence MRYTRYEYKKSGKVKFLCSIAIITGISIGGGLYISNFIFDGKYIKDNNMDNPSYSNERNHQGEVQKIVALQCGYYAKEENAKELSNSISKYCNPFVVEEDGKYRVLAGIYKEEDGLKKLEEFKANNIDVAKINLNISSNNEENKKIIEIIDGFLTITNKLHEASVKSIKTSEFKEWADKIINDGSSAKSKKIDNLNSYVKNLPDEIDKANSNANIQDLYKLIKA
- a CDS encoding C40 family peptidase is translated as MKIKNNMLTKCIIAAFVFSGAFFLNTQNANADTTLTSTKGITLKTSELKTTKVIKAPSDIASDSGSTASRGAISKGNEVVNYASKFLGKPYVYGATGPNAFDCSGLTQYVYNKFGIGLSRTTYTQVEEGTKVKRSDLKAGDLVFFNTEGSISHVGIYIGDGEFIHAPRTGKPVMVSSLSDGYYSEKYATARRIFD